AACCACTCCAATAACGCCCAAGCCTAAAAATAAATAACCTTGTGTTTTAGCATCTTTATCTTCAGCTTTAAGTTCCAAGTCCGCTATTTCCAGACCTTTAGAGCTTCCATCAATAATTTGATATCCTTTGTATCCTCCGTAAATTCCAGCTACTAATAATACAATTGCAATAATTTTCTTCATACTAAAAATTTTATAATTTTTAGGAAGATAGAAAAAAATATTAAACAATGCAATTTTTTTATATTTTTTATCAAAAATATTTCTATAAAAGCAAAAAACATTTGGAAATGTTTTACTCTTAGTTTGTTCGAGCAAATCCCCCCCTTCTCTACTCTAACTTTGTTTTCTAAGGCATATGTTTATAGTTGATTTATAAAAAATAGATTAACTATCTATTATAATTTTGTCTGTTTATTTTTTAATGATATTTTTGCTGAAAAATTCGGTTATGAAAATAAACTTGGACGATAAAAACCGACAAATTTTAGGTGTCTTACAACAAGATTCTTCCCTATCAGTGAAAGATATAGCGGCTAAAATTGGTTTGTCATTTACCCCTACATACGAACGAATAAAGGCTTTGGAAGAAGCAGGAGTCATTAAAAAATATGTAGCTTTGGTGGATCGTGAAAAAGTAGGGCTTGGCATTGTTGCTATTTGCAATGTACAACTCAAAGAACAATCCAAAAAAGCGCTTTTAGCTTTTGAAAAAGCAGCTTGTTTAGTTCCTGAAATTATTGAAATTATATGTGTTTCAGGTCAATATGATTATATGTTACGCATTGTTTCTACGGATATAAAAAAATACAACGAATTTGTTATGGATGTGATTTCGAGCCTTCCTAATGTGTGGCATTATCATTCGAGCATTATTCTTTCCGAAGTGAAACAAGAAACAGCTTATCATCTGCCTCAAATACAAGAGAATTAGGTAGTTTTATAAAAAAGTATGATAACCATTTTTAACGTCAGGCTAAACGAAGTTGAAGCTTTATGATTATGAGTTTTCATTTTGCTCAAGCTAACGGAAGTTGTGTCTTTTTGACATAATCATACTCTTTTAAAATCAATATTGAAAATTAAAATCGTTTTAAAAGGTCACATAGTAGAGAATGAACAGATTTCATCGCTTGACAGTTACTCAAATAGAAAAACTTACACCAAGTGCCGTAAAAATCAGTTTTCAAATTCCTGAAAATCTTCGAAAAGTGTTTGAATTTGAGGCTGGTAATTACATTACTTTACAAACCACTATTGATAATCAGTTAGTGCGTAGAGCCTACTCCATTTGTTCAGCAATTGATGACGAACAAATTAGTGTAGCGATAAAACGTGTTCCTAATGGTATTTTTTCTACGTATGCCACTACTCAATTAAAAGTGGGTGATCAGCTGGAAGTGATGTCGCCACGAGGAAGTTTTATTTTCTTTCACGATATCTTTGGTAATCAAGATTTGGTGCTTTTTGCTGCTGGAAGTGGTGTAACCCCAATGATGAGCATCATAAAAAGTGCTTTGCGAAAAACCAAAATCAAGGTTGTTTTAGTATATGGCAATCGTTCTATAGAAGAAACGATGTTTTTCGACGAAATAGAAAGCCTTAAGAAAGAATTTTCAGGACGTCTGTTCGTCGAATATCTATTTAGCAGACATTCGTGGAGCAATACGATGTTCCGACGTATCGATGTGCAAATGGTGGATTTTGTACTTAAAAAGTATGCGTATTTAAACTTGGGGCGCTATTACACTTGCGGTCCAGAACAAATGGTTAATGATATCAAAGAATATCTTTTGCAAATAGGTATTTCTCCCTACAAAATATTTACGGAACTTTTTACCGTTTCGCAACAGCAAGCTGAGCCGATTTCTCTTGAAGGGAAAGTAAAAATTCACGCCGTTATTGGTCAGCATATTCTTGATTTTGAATCTGATAAAAATCAATCTTTGTTAGATGCTATTATAAATAATGGTGGAAATGCTCCGTATTCCTGTCAAGGTGGGGTGTGTAGCAGTTGTATAGCTCGTATTTCTGGAGGAACTGCGCAAATGATTAAAAACGAAACACTTACTGAAAAAGAAGTCGCTGCAGGGCTCATACTTACTTGTCAAGCGTTTGCCACCAGTGACGAAATTACGGTTGATTTCAACGACATATAGTAAAAAGATAAAATTAAACTAAAATTTATTTGTCTTAAAATAATTAAGACCTACTACCTTAACGATTTTTTTGTATATTCGCCCCTATGAATACAAATGATATAAATACAGTACGTTTGTTGTTAAATAAGCGCCCGAGAATCAGTATTATCCCTCATAAAAATCCTGATGGCGATGCTATGGGAAGTTGTTTGGGGCTTTATCTGTTTTTAAAAGAGCAAGGGCACGATGTTACTGTGGTTTCACCTAACGATTATCCTGAGAATCTTAAATGGTTACCTGCCTCTGAAAAAGTAATGATTTTTGATTTGAATGCCAGTGAAGTTACCCAACAAATAGCTAATTCGGAACTGATTTTTACTTTAGACTTTAATGCTTTATCAAGAGCCGATGGACTTACGGAACTATTACAGCATTCCAAAGCTGATTTTGTGATGATTGACCATCATCAACAACCCGAAAACTATGCAAAAGTTACTTTTTCCCAGCCTGATGCTAGTTCTACCTGTTCCTTGGTATATGAGTTTATTATTGCTTTGGGGTCAAGAGAGCAACTCAATACTGATATAGCTACTTGTTTATATACTGGATTGATGACCGATACGGGCAATTTTAAGTTTCAAACCACAAAGCCTGATACCTTCCGTATAGCAGCTGATTTGGTGGAACTTGGGGCTCAAAATGCTAAAATAAATACCCTCATATACGATACCAATTCTTTTTCACGACTACAACTGCTTAGCGTTGCACTCAAGAATATGGTCTATTTAAACGATATTGATGTAGCTTACACCTATTTAACTTATAATCAACTCGTTGAATATCAGTTTCAAAAAGGAGACACTGAAGGTTTTGTTAATTATGGTTTGAGCATAAAAGATACCAAAATGGCAGCTTTTTTTATTGAAGAAAAAGAACAAGGCTATGTTAAAATTTCATTTCGTTCCAAAGAAAATACCGATGTCAATGCCTTTGCCAGAGCTTACTTCAACGGAGGTGGGCATATCAATGCTGCAGGTGGGCGCTTCGATGGAACAATTACTGATGCTATAACACATTTTTTGCAAGTACTCCCCCAATTTTTAAAAAATCAGTAAAAAATGAAAAAAAAAATATTTTATTGGGCTTTTGGTGTTTGTTTTTTGTTGCTTGGATGTACTGACCGTCCAGCACGTCGCCCTGTAACGGTTAAAACTAATACTTTTTTGAAAGAATCGGCGAAAAAAAACAAAGAATTACTCAAGGAAGAAGAAAAAGTAATCAATAGTATTATCGCACAAGATACATTGAATACTTACGTAGATTCCGAGCACGGATTTAAATATCATTATATTAGGCAAAACCCTGAAGCGACCTATACGGCAAAGTTTGGCGATATAGTCACCTACACTTATGGAATAACGAATCTTGAAGGGAAAACCATATATGAGATAACCCCAACACCTTTAGTATATTATGTGGATAAAGAAGAACTTTTTTACGGACTACGTACAGCACTTAAAATTTTAAAAGAAAATGAAACAGCACGATTTTTCTTTCCCTCAGAAATAGCCTTTGGGTATCACGGAGATAAAAACAAAATAGGTAGCAATCAGCCTATAATTGTGGAAGTTACTGTTCTAAAAATCGAAAAGGAAGAAAAATCAACATCTGAAAATCAACAATAATAAAAAGAGTAATTTTAATTTGTATTATATGAAAAAAATGAACTTTATGATGCTTCTATTGGCATCGGTATCGTTTTTAAGTTGCAAAACTGCCAAATATCCTGAACTGGGAGAAGGTTTATTTGCTGACATTCAGACTTCTAAAGGAGATATTGTAGTGAAATTACACTACAAAGAAACCCCCGTTACTGTTGCTAACTTTGTAACTTTAGCAGAGGGTAAAAACAAACACGTTACTGAGGAATATAAAGGAAAACCTTATTATGACGGAACTATATTTCATCGTGTAATTAGCGGATTTATGATTCAAGGTGGAGACCCCACAGGAACTGGAATGGGAAGCCCTGGTTATCGTTTTGATGATGAAATTGTAGAAAGTTTAAAACACAACAAAAAAGGAATTCTTTCTATGGCAAATGCAGGTCCCGCCACTAACGGAAGTCAGTTTTTTATCACTCACGTACCAACGCCTTTTTTAGATGGCAGACACACCGTTTTTGGAGAAACCGTATTAGGTGATGCCGTGATTGATTCTATTGCAAATGTTAAAACAGGGGCTAATGACCGTCCAGAACAAGCCGTAACGATTAAGAAAATTGATATTATTCGTAACGGAAATGAGGCAATAGAATTTGATGCTGTAAAAGTTTTCGATAATTATGTAGCGGAAAGAAACAGAAAAGAGCAAGAAATGGAAATTAAAACAAAAGCTCAGTCTGAAAAATTCTTATCAGAGATAAAAGTTCAAGAGAGTCAAGCCAAAGTATTGCCTTCAGGAGTTAAAATTTTTATGCTTAATGAGGGTAACGGAGAAAAACCTAATAACACCCAAGAAGTGTTGGTAAACTATGCGGGATATCTCACCAATGGTACTTTGTTTGATTCGAATATTAAACTAGTGAATGAACTTTACGGAAAATACGATATAAAACGAGAGGAAATGGAAGGGTATAAACCTTTTCCGATGCCTTATCATACATCGGCAAACCTTATTCCTGGGTTTAAAGAAGGATTACTTACTTTGAAAGTGGGTGATAAAGCTCGCGTATTTATTCCGTCGGCTTTGGCTTATGGGGAAAGAGGAGCAGGAGATGTGATACCACCCAATAGCGATCTTATTTTCGATATCGAAATTGTGGATATTGTCCAATAAAAAATTATAAAACTAAAAAACGCCTTTTAAAGGCGTTTTTTAGTTTTTTGCATTTACAAAAATCTGTTTTATCCGAAGCAAATTCTGTCTAAAACAGCTAACAATTCGTACATCTGTGGTGTACCTTTACTGCGATTAAATCTTCCAAAGAAATACAAAATGAACCAAATAATTACCATAATTCCCATTATCATCAAATCTAAATAATAGCTTTCTTTCAGAATGTAATGTGAATAGGCTGTAACACAAAAGAAAAGAAAAATACCTGCGACAACAAAATGCAGGAACATAAATAATGTCCATAGTGTAGGGTCAGGACCAAATAAAGCACGGATAAGTGTACCTCCATTCTCGTGAGGCTCAAACTCCAAGTGAAGATGTGGAGAATAAAATTTACGCCGTTGTTTGTGCAGGTAAATCCAAAGATGTTTATCGGAAATGGTAAACTCGTAATCATTTTTCAATTCTGATTTTAAAAATTTTACCCTTTCAAGAAGTTCTTCGGGCGTTTTTGAACTTTCTCTGCGAAAACGCGGTCGCAAAGGAATGCTCTTGTCTAAATTTTTCATTAGTTGCTATTGTTATGGTTTAACTATAAAAAGTATGATGATAATTCTTAGGTTAGGCTTCGACTTTGCTCAACCTGACAGAAAAACCGTTTGAATCACTTTTAAATATTGATTCATTTTTTCATCTTTTTTGAAAAAACATTATCCTTGAACTTGACTTAATCTTTAAAAATGAGTTTCATTTTTCATATCCCCTTACAACATCAATCGAGCATTTCGTTATCCTTTCCAGCTCGGTTCTTCATATAGGAATACAAGAGATACGCAAGTAGAGCAAGTACTACAAAAGGAAGCAGGTTACCTATAAAAAGTCCGATTTCATAAGAACTATCTGGAGCTTCGGCAATTTGCTTTTTAATTTCCTCCAAATGCTGTTCTTGCTTTGGGTTTTGTAATAAAAGTATCATCGATTTTTGAATTTTGCTAACATTTGTTTGGTTTGTTGAGAAAGTACGAGTTTTCCTGAGATTTCGGCATTCTTTGGAAGCTCTTGTATCCAGTGTTCGGTGTGTTGCCAAGTGATGCGTTTCATCTCGGAAAGTGCTACTGGATTGGATTGTAACAGTTTTTCTAAGAAATGTCCGATAGCTTCGTCCATTTCTTTACTATTTTCAAACACCCTTGCGTAAAGTCCTTTTTGTTGAGCCCAATAGGCGTTCTTCCATTGGTCTGGAGCCATAAAAAGCTCATTAAGTGCGGCTTGTCCAGCCTTTCTGAAGATTACGGGAGCAATCACGAAAGGACCTATACCCAGCGAAAGTTCTGATAAACGAATGGTGGCTGCCTCAACCGCGAACACATAGTCACACGCTGCGATAAGCCCCACACCTCCGCCAACAGCTTTGCCTTGTACACGCCCAATGATGAGTTTTTTACATTCACGCATCGCTAAAAAAAGATTAGCGAAGCCATTAAAAAACCGATTTCCCTCAGCTTCAGTTTCTATTGCTAACAATTCATCGAACGAAGCTCCTGCACAGAAAGCTCTGTCGCCTTCGCTTTTGAGCAAGATGATAGCAACTTCAGGATTGTTGGAAAGTACGTTTAACTCTTGAGCAAGTCGCTCCAAAAGTTCCAACGGAAAAGAATTCGCATTGGGATGCCCAAACTCAATGGTGGCAACTTTATTTTCGATTTTAGTATATAAAGAGCCGTTTTGTCTGTCTGTTGTCATAATGAAATAAAGTTTTCTCCAAAGATAGCTTAAATTCGATTAGTAGGTGCCATTTTTGAGGAAAGTTTTTTTATTTTCTTTCTTCAAAAATTTATTTCTTTATAATCCGTAGAATGAAATGTACATTTTTTGTAGGTTTCATCATCAAATAAAAGGTATATAAAAAATAAAACCACGGCAATTTAACTGCTCAAAAAGGGGGGGCTGTTGTATCTGAGGTGAGATTTTTGAAGAATCCGAACATTTGTTTTATAAATTTGTGACATAAAAAAAGTACTTGGAGATTGAGTATAGCATTCTAATTTAATTTTTCGAAATGGTTTTAAAAAGAAGAATAAATCGTACCTTTGCATAGTTGGTTTTTTCCCGACCAAATCAAATGTAATCATAATTTATTTTTAATATATGGAACTAAGTAAATATATCGACCACACCCTTTTAAAAGCAACTGCTACCGTTTCAGAAATAGAAACCCTTTGTAAAGAAGCCATTACTCACGATTTCTTTTCTGTTTGTGTAAATAGCGGATACGTTTCTTACGCTAAAGATTTTTTAAAAGAAACGGACATAAAAGTATGTAGCGTAGTGGGTTTCCCTCTTGGGGCAATGAGTACTCGTTCTAAAGTGTATGAAACCGAACAAGCCCTTGCCGATGGTGCAGATGAAATTGATATGGTAATCAATGTAGGTTGGTTACTGTCTGGTAAAATAGATGAAGTAAAACAAGAAATCTCTTTGATAAAAAAGGCTTGTGGAGACAAAGTACTAAAAGTCATTTTAGAGACTTGTTATCTGACTGATGATCAAAAACGTTTGGCGTGTGAGCTTTCTGTACAAGCTGGTGCCGATTTTGTGAAAACATCAACTGGTTTTGGCTCGGGAGGAGCAACCTTAGCAGACGTTCAACTAATTAAAGATTCCGTAAAGGGAAAAGCAAAAATTAAAGCCTCAGGAGGAGTACGTGATTTTCAAACAGCTATGGAATACATTAACTTAGGAGTACAGCGCATTGGAACTTCAAATGGAATTGCTATTGTTACTGGGGCTCAAGCCCAAGAAGGGTATTAAAAAATAATACCAATTTTAAAAATTGAAAACTAAAAAAACAAAACCTTAAATTAAGAGTTCCCAAACTCACTTTGGAAATTTCACTTAATGCGACAGTCAGTATTTTACACATAGTACTAAAGAAGCCCCTTTTAGGGGCTTCTTTAATATAAATCCTTAAAAATTTTCTATTAGAAAAAATAACGTCTGAAAGCCTCCATAGCTTCATATTTAGCTAATCCTAATTTGTGAAGCCTTTTAGCAGTATCGGAGTTACGCTCTTCGGCACGTTGCCAGAACTCGCGCATATCACTACCCATATACATTGCTCCATCTTTTTGAGATTGATGGAAGAAAATGGCTTGACGTTTGCGAAGTACTTGGTCTCTAGTCATTGGTACAATCATTTCCATTTCGTGTACATCCCACTCGTGCCAAGCGCCTCGGTAAAGCCATACCCAACAATCTTTCATATAATCTTCACCTTTTAAGCGTTCTAAAGCAGCAAAAATTCCATCTAAGCACACCTTGTGTGTTCCGTGAGGGTCTGCCAAATCTCCAGCTGCGTATATTTGATGTGGTTTTACTTCACGAATTAAATCTTCTATAATTTTGATATCAGCTTCGCCTATAGGTTGTTTTTCAACGGCTTGTGTCTCATAAAAAGGCAAGTTCAAAAAATGTAAGTTTTCATCGGGAACATTATAATAACGAGTTGCCCCATAGCATTCGTGACGACGAATGTTTCCTTTAAGTTTCCACACATCAAGGGTTTCTTTATCTCCTGCTTTTTTATTTCGAAGCACTTTTATAACTTCTTCCAGATGTGAAACATCGGTTTTCCCTAAAAGCATATCGTGAGCTACTTCTACAAATCGAAGAGCTTCGGTATCTGCTACGGCTGTACTTCCAGAGGTCTGGTATGCAATATGTACTTCGTGTCCTTGCTCTACTAAACGGTCGAAAGTTCCTCCCATTGAAATCACATCATCATCAGGGTGAGGACTGAATATGATTACACGTTTTTTATGAGGTACCTCTCGCTCTGGCCGATACTTATCGTCAGCGTTAGGCTTTCCGCCAGGCCACCCTGTAATGGCTCGTTGAATACGATTGAAAATATCGATATTCAAATCATAAGCAGACTTTTCTTGCAATAAATTCCCAAGTCCGTTTTCCAAATAATCTTCTTCACGAAGCCCCAAAATGGTTTTGCCTAGTTTTTCGCACAACCAAATCACCGCACGAGCAATTTCTTCTTGATTATTTTTAAAATCATATTCGCCCACTAACCAAGGGGTTTTATTGCGAGTAAGCTCACTGGCTGCTGTTTGATCAATAACGAAAGTGGTATTAGGGTGTTCTTGTAAAAAAGTAGCTGGAATTTGAGAAGAAATCTCTCCTTCAATAGTTTTAGCAATAATGGAGGCTTTAGGTTCGCCCCAAGCCAATAATACTATCCGGCGAGCTGCCATTACCGTACCTACCCCCATTGTTATGGCTTTGCTCGGAACGTTTTTATATCCGCCAAAAGTTTCTGCAGCATCTGTTTTAGTTACTTTATTAAGAGTAACCATACGAGTAGCCGAATTGATGTGCGACCCAGGTTCGTTAAAACCTATATGTCCCGTACGCCCAATACCTAAAAGTTGGAAATCAATCCCCCCTGCTTGTTCAATAGCTTTTTCATACTCGGTACAGTATTCACGTACCTCTTCGGCTTGAACCGTTCCGCTGGGAATATGAATGTTTTTAGGGTCGATATCAACGTGATCAAACAAATTTTTGTGCATAAATTGCCAATAACTTTGCTTGTCTTGTTTTTCCATCGGATAATACTCGTCTAAGTTGAAAGTAATCACGTTTTTAAAACTTAATCCTTCTTCTTTGTGCAAACGGATCAACTCTTTGTAAACTTTAACTGGCGAAGACCCCGTAGCCAACCCCAAAACACAATGTTTACCTTGCGCTTGCTTGCTTTTTATCAAATCGGCTATTTCACGAGCTACTGCCTCGGAAGCCGATTGTGAATCAGAAAAAATGACATTGTGTATTTTCTCGTAACGAGTTTCTTCAAACAACCCTGCTCTTTGATAGTCAATGGATTGCAATTTGTTTTTATCAATATTACTCATATTATAATGGTTGATTTATTATTCTGTTCAAAAACACGTCAAAAGTACGCATTTATTACCGAAAAAAATAATTTTTTTAAGATAACTTTATCCGATAATCTAAAGCCATTTTTCTTCAAATATACTTTCCTACGGCACAGAAACTTATTTTTTAAATGTAGATTTTGGAAATTGTACTACGCCAAACCTAATAAGTTGTTGTTTTGTTTTTTCAGTATTTCAAAGAACTTTTTAACAACACATTTGAAATATTTTTCAATTTTCCTTATTTCTTTTTGTTAATTAAAAGTTAAATTTAAAGCTACTTTGTAACTTTTTGTTGTGGCATTACGTACAATGTTCAGAATTAAAATAATTTTTAGGGAGGAAATATAGATGAGACAGCTAAAAATCACCAAACAGGTTACCAATCGCGAAACGGCTTCATTAGACAAATATTTACAAGAAATTGGTAAAGTAGATTTAATTAGTGCCGATGAAGAAGTAGAATTGGCACAACGCATCAAAGCAGGAGATAACATTGCATTAGAGAAACTGACCAAAGCCAATTTGAGGTTTGTGGTATCCGTTGCAAAACAATATCAAAATCAAGGACTTACTCTTCCTGACCTTATCAATGAAGGAAATTTAGGACTTATCAAAGCGGCGCAACGTTTTGATGAAACGCGAGGCTTTAAGTTTATCTCGTATGCCGTTTGGTGGATTCGTCAATCTATCTTACAAGCGTTGGCAGAGCAGTCACGCATTGTAAGGCTTCCGCTTAATAAAATCGGTTCGATTAACAAAATCAATAAAATGTACGCCTATTTGGAACAGGCACACGAGCGAGTTCCTTCTGCTGAAGAAATTGCCAAAGAGTTGGATATGTCAGTGAATGATGTAAAAGAGTCGATGAAAAACTCTGGCAGACACATTTCTATGGACGCTCCTTTGGTGGAAGGTGAAGACTCAAACCTTTATGACGTTTTACGAAGCAATGAGTCGCCAAATCCTGATAGGGAACTTTTGCACGAATCGCTGCGTACCGAAATTGAACGTGCTTTGGAAACACTCACCCCCCGCGAAGCCGATGTAATTCGCCTTTATTTCGGATTGGGCGACCAACACGCAATGACCCTTGAAGAAATTGGAGAAACTTTTGAACTTACCCGAGAGCGTGTCCGTCAAATCAAAGAAAAAGCCATACGCAGATTAAAACATACCTCACGAAGTAAAATATTAAAAACATATTTAGGATAAACCTTAATTGGTTGTCTTTAACAATTCAAAAAGTTACTTATCTTTGCGCAAAGAAGGTAACTTTTTTATTTATCACTAATCTAAAACATATAATTCACAAAAACAAACAACAATGATTTTAGCTCCTTCAATGCTTGCCGCAGATTTCGCAAATTTACAACGAGATGTTGAAATGGTTAATAAAAGTCAAGCAGACTGGTTTCATATTGATATTATGGATGGCGTTTTTGTTCCGAATATCTCCTATGGTATGCCTGTACTTGAGGCTATCGGTAAACACGCTCAAAAACCACTAGATGTCCACCTGATGATTGTTAATCCTGATCGGTATATATCTACCTTTAAAAAACTAGGAAGTGAAATTTTAACCGTTCATTATGAGGCTTGTACTCATTTACACAGAACCATTCAAGCCATCAAAAACGAAGGTATGAAAGCAGGAGTGGCACTAAATCCGCATACGCCAGTGGCTGTACTAGAAGATATTATACAAGACATTGATTTATTGCTTATTATGAGTGTAAATCCTGGTTTTGGCGGACAATCATTCATTGAAAATACGTTTAAAAAAATCCATCAAGCCAAACAACTCATTCAAAAATCAGGCTCGAAAGCACTCATTGAAGTAGATGGAGGAGTTACCGATAAAAATGCTCAAGCGCTTATGGAAGCAGGTGCTGATGCTTTGGTGGCTGGAAGTTTTGTATTTAACTCTCAAAGCCCGATGCAAACCATAGCAAATCTAAAAAAATAATAATCTAAAAAAATAATAATCTAAAAAAATAATAATCTAAAAAATCTCACACTATAAAATATGGAAAACATCGAATTAAATATACAGCACACTAATAATCCAACCATTATAAAATTAGAAGCTTCAAATTTGTTGGTAAAAGGAAGCTACGAATATAAGAATATTGACCAGGCAAAAGATTCGCCTCTAGCACAACAACTTTTTTATCTACCATTTATAAAAACAGTTTATATCTCTGGAAATTTCATCGCCTTAGAGCGCTTTTCTATTGTACAATGGGAAGACGTTGAGCAGGAGGTCGCCCAACAAATATTGGCTTATATCCGTTCAGGTAAAGAAATTGTTATCAATGATGCCCAACAAAAAAATCTACCCATTACGGTCTATGCTGAAAGTACGCCCAATCCAACAGTAATGAAGTTTGTCGCTAATAAGAAATTAGTAAACAATGTATATGAATTTAAATCAATAGATGAAGCTAAAGCATCGCCTTTAGCCTTAGCTTTATTTCATTTTCCGTTTGTAAAAGAAGTCTTTATAGATGAAAATTACATTTCGGTTACTAAGTACGATATTGCTGATTGGAATGATATAACAATGGAATTGCGCGAGTTTATTCGGAATCATATTGCTCAAGGAAAGGATGTTATTGCTGCTTCAGAGGTTGAAAAAAGAACAAATGAAAAGCAAGAAGCAAAAACCACTGAT
This genomic window from Capnocytophaga canimorsus contains:
- a CDS encoding Lrp/AsnC family transcriptional regulator, whose amino-acid sequence is MKINLDDKNRQILGVLQQDSSLSVKDIAAKIGLSFTPTYERIKALEEAGVIKKYVALVDREKVGLGIVAICNVQLKEQSKKALLAFEKAACLVPEIIEIICVSGQYDYMLRIVSTDIKKYNEFVMDVISSLPNVWHYHSSIILSEVKQETAYHLPQIQEN
- a CDS encoding ferredoxin--NADP reductase, which codes for MNRFHRLTVTQIEKLTPSAVKISFQIPENLRKVFEFEAGNYITLQTTIDNQLVRRAYSICSAIDDEQISVAIKRVPNGIFSTYATTQLKVGDQLEVMSPRGSFIFFHDIFGNQDLVLFAAGSGVTPMMSIIKSALRKTKIKVVLVYGNRSIEETMFFDEIESLKKEFSGRLFVEYLFSRHSWSNTMFRRIDVQMVDFVLKKYAYLNLGRYYTCGPEQMVNDIKEYLLQIGISPYKIFTELFTVSQQQAEPISLEGKVKIHAVIGQHILDFESDKNQSLLDAIINNGGNAPYSCQGGVCSSCIARISGGTAQMIKNETLTEKEVAAGLILTCQAFATSDEITVDFNDI
- a CDS encoding DHH family phosphoesterase, translated to MNTNDINTVRLLLNKRPRISIIPHKNPDGDAMGSCLGLYLFLKEQGHDVTVVSPNDYPENLKWLPASEKVMIFDLNASEVTQQIANSELIFTLDFNALSRADGLTELLQHSKADFVMIDHHQQPENYAKVTFSQPDASSTCSLVYEFIIALGSREQLNTDIATCLYTGLMTDTGNFKFQTTKPDTFRIAADLVELGAQNAKINTLIYDTNSFSRLQLLSVALKNMVYLNDIDVAYTYLTYNQLVEYQFQKGDTEGFVNYGLSIKDTKMAAFFIEEKEQGYVKISFRSKENTDVNAFARAYFNGGGHINAAGGRFDGTITDAITHFLQVLPQFLKNQ
- the gldI gene encoding gliding motility-associated peptidyl-prolyl isomerase GldI, which produces MKKKIFYWAFGVCFLLLGCTDRPARRPVTVKTNTFLKESAKKNKELLKEEEKVINSIIAQDTLNTYVDSEHGFKYHYIRQNPEATYTAKFGDIVTYTYGITNLEGKTIYEITPTPLVYYVDKEELFYGLRTALKILKENETARFFFPSEIAFGYHGDKNKIGSNQPIIVEVTVLKIEKEEKSTSENQQ
- a CDS encoding peptidylprolyl isomerase; the protein is MKKMNFMMLLLASVSFLSCKTAKYPELGEGLFADIQTSKGDIVVKLHYKETPVTVANFVTLAEGKNKHVTEEYKGKPYYDGTIFHRVISGFMIQGGDPTGTGMGSPGYRFDDEIVESLKHNKKGILSMANAGPATNGSQFFITHVPTPFLDGRHTVFGETVLGDAVIDSIANVKTGANDRPEQAVTIKKIDIIRNGNEAIEFDAVKVFDNYVAERNRKEQEMEIKTKAQSEKFLSEIKVQESQAKVLPSGVKIFMLNEGNGEKPNNTQEVLVNYAGYLTNGTLFDSNIKLVNELYGKYDIKREEMEGYKPFPMPYHTSANLIPGFKEGLLTLKVGDKARVFIPSALAYGERGAGDVIPPNSDLIFDIEIVDIVQ
- a CDS encoding enoyl-CoA hydratase/isomerase family protein, coding for MTTDRQNGSLYTKIENKVATIEFGHPNANSFPLELLERLAQELNVLSNNPEVAIILLKSEGDRAFCAGASFDELLAIETEAEGNRFFNGFANLFLAMRECKKLIIGRVQGKAVGGGVGLIAACDYVFAVEAATIRLSELSLGIGPFVIAPVIFRKAGQAALNELFMAPDQWKNAYWAQQKGLYARVFENSKEMDEAIGHFLEKLLQSNPVALSEMKRITWQHTEHWIQELPKNAEISGKLVLSQQTKQMLAKFKNR
- the deoC gene encoding deoxyribose-phosphate aldolase, producing MELSKYIDHTLLKATATVSEIETLCKEAITHDFFSVCVNSGYVSYAKDFLKETDIKVCSVVGFPLGAMSTRSKVYETEQALADGADEIDMVINVGWLLSGKIDEVKQEISLIKKACGDKVLKVILETCYLTDDQKRLACELSVQAGADFVKTSTGFGSGGATLADVQLIKDSVKGKAKIKASGGVRDFQTAMEYINLGVQRIGTSNGIAIVTGAQAQEGY
- the nagB gene encoding glucosamine-6-phosphate deaminase, with translation MSNIDKNKLQSIDYQRAGLFEETRYEKIHNVIFSDSQSASEAVAREIADLIKSKQAQGKHCVLGLATGSSPVKVYKELIRLHKEEGLSFKNVITFNLDEYYPMEKQDKQSYWQFMHKNLFDHVDIDPKNIHIPSGTVQAEEVREYCTEYEKAIEQAGGIDFQLLGIGRTGHIGFNEPGSHINSATRMVTLNKVTKTDAAETFGGYKNVPSKAITMGVGTVMAARRIVLLAWGEPKASIIAKTIEGEISSQIPATFLQEHPNTTFVIDQTAASELTRNKTPWLVGEYDFKNNQEEIARAVIWLCEKLGKTILGLREEDYLENGLGNLLQEKSAYDLNIDIFNRIQRAITGWPGGKPNADDKYRPEREVPHKKRVIIFSPHPDDDVISMGGTFDRLVEQGHEVHIAYQTSGSTAVADTEALRFVEVAHDMLLGKTDVSHLEEVIKVLRNKKAGDKETLDVWKLKGNIRRHECYGATRYYNVPDENLHFLNLPFYETQAVEKQPIGEADIKIIEDLIREVKPHQIYAAGDLADPHGTHKVCLDGIFAALERLKGEDYMKDCWVWLYRGAWHEWDVHEMEMIVPMTRDQVLRKRQAIFFHQSQKDGAMYMGSDMREFWQRAEERNSDTAKRLHKLGLAKYEAMEAFRRYFF
- a CDS encoding sigma-70 family RNA polymerase sigma factor, translating into MRQLKITKQVTNRETASLDKYLQEIGKVDLISADEEVELAQRIKAGDNIALEKLTKANLRFVVSVAKQYQNQGLTLPDLINEGNLGLIKAAQRFDETRGFKFISYAVWWIRQSILQALAEQSRIVRLPLNKIGSINKINKMYAYLEQAHERVPSAEEIAKELDMSVNDVKESMKNSGRHISMDAPLVEGEDSNLYDVLRSNESPNPDRELLHESLRTEIERALETLTPREADVIRLYFGLGDQHAMTLEEIGETFELTRERVRQIKEKAIRRLKHTSRSKILKTYLG